One Hippoglossus stenolepis isolate QCI-W04-F060 chromosome 9, HSTE1.2, whole genome shotgun sequence genomic region harbors:
- the LOC118114655 gene encoding rho guanine nucleotide exchange factor 28-like isoform X2, translating to MLCFIVPGHNLAEMVSVQAYLSSETTPLTWVGGASLEYIQDDAQDLAEHLVIHAHCLSSSDHKELRSLFNVGQESSRWAMDRRVALAMANLDIPQNWNVLGSHSRDEHSPRESPLHLAVRWGLCRLAELLLCQPGGLMAVSLPNEEGVTPLQLAQTAGNLDLLELLTHPPNPLATPPAGLSQVWADRSRLLRFCHDTGNLTLTVRQNLRWSTEESRHADILLLRERLRDQDFLREIKALRRERVETILGKEELVDDPSENALYPDLNQGNFAVEENDYEDSLMFCLNEEDGEDDPSPSDSEKSQSIRESQASSPTLAAAARLSAMIHGKDRVYANTMLVDQVEDADIRYRSPGEEEVSPAARVGSQCWESFSTTPPDSGNWSQSRHTSSPHNEQRGIQGPSLENHREPSPRTSPLSPSAASPSFPSSPLASAFRLFEGAQRRHRQSCLPASPALNRRVCSLTEPSRGLSPSLECDSGEEDILGHSYPCSSLKKQSFLRSSSGEERDSFDTSPDFNHHTHSNSTQTSTKNPEEAEVRLRSYSYSSPKAKPSWPLLNRDAAIGDLAEEHRAFSLTETPREKRVLGFRKRAQSAEEESSASVQHLTLTEFLKEIEDEEWDKYIIPSKTESEKYKVSRTFSFLKSRMSSTRNKTKVKGKEVKEGKEKSGAANGHQFVPVSPSGPALCVACDKSVSGKELLQCSNCFLNVHKNCRESAAACGKKLQERNASLVKSKTSSLPQNSVKDNSPASIFSSASSSSSSLPAMTREKRETVAPLTKSLSLSIDSRRLSDSAAVDGEFSVTACANSSLSDDGTPVTATPPSTDPPIIAQDAVDAPLLSDFSADLLGLDVESWSLAVCPEFCRLHERYTVKRQDVIYELMQTELHHIQTLTVMSEVFRRGMVEELQLDWECVARIFPCLDPLLLFHKNLFGALQERRQAATQPENHRNYLIHQIGDILLQQFSDENAEKMKQVYGEFCSHHTEAVNVFKELQQQNKKLQNFVRQQSNNSLVRRREVPEFILLVTQRITKYPVLLERILHYTQEGSQEHADLSRALVQIRDVIAAVDLTVNTYERWQELQEVLARLENKSFAKLKNDKVFRKQDLLNKHRVLQHKGLVFWKTATGRLKDTLALLLTDVVVFLQEKDQRFIFAAVDQKPPVIPLQKLIVREVANEERGMFLISASAVGPEMYEVHTTTREERNAWMKHIRQAVERCPEEEEEEDRSAESEEVRRAAEAKVQKITKFQETLLVQDQRICTSLEEKLHLYAELTELTLHSPEPVPHRHLLVQPDTDSETLREASSLLTAALREAENLVNILQARDGVSVRTQSSPVRGPECCSYNSHGSSIQESPSEPDYLSTLSMSSTSLGSDTELTGLDGVLWSSALELRRGDNKGTMLKVAESVQSLTQLLYSLQAAVTLQDSCYEVQKVLLQEGERPQLRTLSSLQNSLEKQRSLDKKKEEVEKKGLERKKEEVDEVQKLHMRLKQEQQRWDKECLVREKQQSEQESVLEQREQQCLLEAERLRCEREELEAQLLEYQQNLDRLREGQRSVEREKEQIENQQKLLQSCKHSRQSSLPVTIPLDGFKVSSHSRTGSLDGSSSLYENEAALLASLQQKHPHQPGNNNQCLHSTSRKNHDGPPSSGYTASLGLSASLYNSLNALLSQAHSKQPPDSLTFPKCSNSHSCPLNDSVHPFSGRVTAQPQRSNNTDFSPPLDRRSLGPWRFEVTGHGLCEDYSSSSSPSLTPLLPPQAYLSLEGQNGEEGGEENIVYL from the exons AGCACAGTCCCAGGGAGTCTCCCCTCCACCTGGCCGTACGCTGGGGTCTCTGCAGGCTTGCGGAGCTGTTGCTCTGCCAGCCGGGGGGTTTGATGGCTGTCAGTCTGCCAAACGAAGAGGGAGTCACGCCGCTGCAGCTGGCACAGACGGCGGGCAACCTCGACCTCCTGGAGCTGCTCACACA CCCACCCAACCCCCTGGCCACGCCGCCCGCAGGTCTGTCCCAGGTGTGGGCAGACCGCTCCCGCTTGCTGCGGTTCTGCCACGACACTGGGAACCTGACTCTGACCGTCCGACAGAACCTGAGGTGGAGCACAGAGGAGAGTCGCCACGCTGACATCCTGCTGCTCAGAGAGCGGCTCAGAGACCAGGACTTCCTCAGGGAG ATAAAAGCTCTAAGGAGGGAACGGGTGGAGACCATCTTAGGGAAGGAAGAACTGGTGGATGATCCTTCAGAGAACG CGCTGTATCCAGATCTCAACCAAGGAAACTTTGCTGTTGAAGAAAAT GACTATGAGGATTCGCTCATGTTTTGCCTGAAcgaggaggacggagaggacgaCCCATCCCCATCTGATTCTG AGAAAAGCCAGTCCATAAGGGAGAGCCAGGCCTCCTCTCCGACTCTGGCCGCAGCTGCCCGACTGTCGGCGATGATACACGGCAAAGACCGAGTCTACGCCAACACCATGCTGGTCGACCAG GTGGAAGACGCTGACATCAGATACCGCTCtccaggggaggaggaggtgagccCTGCGGCCCGTGTTGGCAGCCAGTGCTGGGAGTCCTTCTCCACGACGCCCCCTGACTCTGGGAACTGGTCCCAGAGCCGGCACACATCCTCACCCCACAATGAGCAGAGGGGAATCCAAGGCCCCAGCCTGGAGAATCACAGGGAGCCATCCCCGCgcacctctcccctctctccctctgctgcctccccgtcttttccttcctccccaCTGGCTTCCGCTTTCCGTTTGTTCGAAGGAGCACAGAGGCGTCACAGACAGTCGTGCCTGCCAGCGTCTCCTGCTCTGAATCGCAGGGTATGCAGCCTGACTGAGCCAAGCCGGGGCCTGAG TCCCAGTCTTGAGTGCGACAGTGGGGAAGAGGACATACTGGGACATTCCTACCCCTGCTCATCTTTAAAGAAGCAGTCCTTCCTGCGATCCAGCTCCGGAGAGGAGAGGGACTCTTTCGACACATCGCCAGACTTTAACCACCACACGCACTCCAACAGCACACAGACGTCCACCAAG AACCCGGAGGAAGCCGAGGTTCGCCTGCGCTCCTACTCCTACTCCTCCCCCAAAGCAAAGCCGTCATGGCCGCTGCTAAACCGAGACGCAGCCATCGGCGACCTGGCAGAAG AGCACAGAGCGTTCAGCCTGACGGAGACGCCCAGAGAGAAGAG GGTTTTGGGTTTCCGTAAGCGGGCCCagtcagcagaggaggagagcagcgcATCAGTCCAACACCTCACCCTCACAGAGTTCCTCAAAGA GATCGAGGACGAGGAGTGGGATAAATACATAATCCCATCGAAGACCGAGTCGGAGAAGTACAAAGTCAGCCGGACCTTCAGCTTCCTGAAGAGCAGGATGTCCAGCACCCGCAACAAGACCAAG GTGAAGGGTAAAGAGGtgaaggaggggaaggagaagtCAGGAGCCGCCAACGGCCACCAGTTTGTTCCCGTGTCTCCATCTGGTCCCGCTCTCTGTGTGGCCTGCGATAAGTCCGTTTCTGGgaaggagctgctgcagtgctcCA ACTGTTTCCTGAACGTCCATAAAAACTGCAGAGAGTCCGCTGCAGCCTGTGGGAAG aagctgcaggaaagGAATGCATCGCTGGTGAAAAGCAAAACCTCGTCTCTCCCACAGA ACTCTGTGAAAGACAACTCTCCAGCCTCCATTTTCtcatctgcctcctcctcttcctcgtcactGCCAGCGATGaccagagagaaaagggaaacagTTGCCCCTCTCACCAAaagcctctccctctctataGACAGCAG ACGGCTGAGTGACTCAGCAGCGGTGGACGGAGAGTTCAGTGTGACAGCGTGCGCCAACAGTTCACTGTCTGATGATGGAACACCGGTCACAGCCACTCCCCCATCCACCGACCCGCCAATCATCGCACAGG ATGCTGTCGATGCTCCTCTATTGAGCGACTTCTCAGCTGATTTGCTCGGACTTGATGTCGAGTCGTGGAGTCTGGCAGTTTGTCCGGAGTTCTGTCGACTACACGAAAGGTACACGGTCAAACGACAGGATGTTATTTATG AGCTAATGCAGACGGAGCTGCACCACATCCAAACCCTGACGGTCATGTCCGAGGTGTTCAGGAGAGGGATGgtagaggagctgcagctcgacTGGGAATGCGTGGCCCGAATCTTCCCGTGCTTGGATCCCTTACTGCTCTTCCACAAGAACCTCTTCGGAGCGCTGCAGGAACGCCGACAGGCCGCAACCCAACCCGAGAACCACCGGAACTATCTCATCCATCAGATTGGAGACATCCTGCTTCAGCAG TTCTCAGATGAAAATGCTGAGAAGATGAAGCAGGTGTACGGGGAGTTCTGCAGTCACCACACTGAGGCTGTCAATGTCttcaaagagctgcagcagcagaacaagaaGCTCCAGAACTTTGTCAGA caacagagcAACAACTCTCTGGTCCGACGGAGAGAGGTGCCTGAATTCATCCTGCTGGTCACTCAGCGCATCACCAAGTATCCAGTGCTGCTGGAGAGGATATTACATTACACTCAGG AGGGAAGTCAGGAACACGCTGACCTGTCGCGTGCCCTGGTTCAGATTCGTGACGTCATCGCCGCCGTGGACCTGACTGTGAATACGTACGAGAGgtggcaggagctgcaggaagttCTGGCCCGGCTGGAGAACAAGAGCTTTGCCAAGCTGAAGAACGACAAAGTGTTTCGCAAACAGGACCTGCTCAACAAACACAGGGTTCTGCAGCACAAAGGGCTGGTCTTCTGGAAGACTGCCACAGGACGTCTGAAAG ACACTCTGGCACTCCTTCTCACAGACGTCGTGGTTTTCCTACAAGAGAAAGACCAGCGCTTCATATTTGCTGCTGTT GACCAGAAGCCTCCAGTGATTCCTCTGCAGAAGCTCATCGTCAGAGAAGTGGCCaacgaggagagagggatgttCCTTATCTCCGCCTCCGCGGTGGGACCAGAGATGTATGAAGTTCACACCAccaccagagaggagaggaatgcGTGGATGAAACACATTCGACAAGCTGTAGAGAG GTgtcctgaggaagaggaggaggaggatcgaAGTGCTGagtcagaggaggtgaggcGAGCTGCAGAGGCGAAGGTCCAGAAGATCACCAAGTTCCAAG AGACTCTGTTGGTTCAGGATCAGCGGATCTGCACCAgcctggaggagaagctgcatcTGTACGCTGAGCTCACCGAGTTAACCCTCCACTCACCAGAACCTGTGCCacatcgccacctgctggttcaaccagacacagacagtgagacgCTGCGGGAGGCGTCCTCGCTGCTCACAGCTGCACTCAGAGAAG CAGAGAACCTGGTCAACATTCTCCAGGCTCGTGACGGCGTCTCTGTCCGAACTCAGAGCTCTCCTGTCCGAGGACCCGAGTGCTGCAGCTACAACAGTCACGGCAGCAGCATCCAGGAGTCTCCCTCTGAAC CCGATTATCTCAGCACGCTCAGCATGAGCTCCACGTCTCTTGGATCGGACACAGAGCTGACGGGGCTGGACGGTGTGTTGTGGAGCTCTGCCCTCgagctgaggagaggagacaacAAAGGGACCATGTTAAAG GTGGCAGAGAGCGTGCAGAGCCTGACTCAGCTCCTCTACAGTCTGCAG gctGCTGTGACGCTCCAGGACAGCTGCTATGAAGTCCAGAAAGTCCTCCtccaggagggagagagacctcAGCTCCgaaccctctcctctctccaaaACAGTCTG gagaagcagaggagcctcgacaagaagaaagaggaagtggaaaagaAGGGAttagagaggaagaaagaggaggtggaTGAGGTGCAGAAGCTCCACATGAGGCTGaaacaggagcagcagcgatGGGACAAAGAGTGTCtggtcagagagaaacagcag AGTGAGCAGGAGAGCGTCCTGGAGCAGCGAGAGCAGCAGTGCCTCCTGGAGGCTGAGCGTCTCCGCTGCGAGCgtgaggagctggaggcgcAGCTGCTGGAGTATCAGCAGAACCTGGACAGACTGAGGGAGGGCCAGAGGAGtgtggagagggagaaggaacaGATTGAGAACCAGCAGAAGCTTCTCCAGAGCTGTAAACACAGCCGCCAGAGCAGCTTGCCTGTAACAATACCACTGGATGGATTCAAG GTGTCCAGCCACAGCCGAACAGGAAGTCTGGATGGCAGCTCTTCGCTGTACGAGAACGAGGCGGCTCTGCTCGCCTCTCTCCAGCAGAAACACCCCCACCAGCCCGGGAACAACAACCAGTGTCTGCACTCCACGTCCAGGAAGAACCACGATGGCCCCCCAAGCTCCGGCTACACCGCCAGCCTGGGCCTCAGCGCCAGCCTCTACAACAGCCTCAACGCCCTGCTGAGTCAGGCTCACAGCAAACAGCCTCCAGACAGCCTGACGTTCCCAAAGTGCAGTAACAGTCACAGCTGCCCCCTGAACGACTCCGTCCACCCGTTCAGCGGCAGGGTCACCGCGCAGCCGCAGAGGAGCAACAACA CAGACTTCAGCCCACCGTTGGACAGGCGATCCCTGGGTCCCTGGAGGTTTGAGGTCACAGGTCACGGACTTTGCGAGgactactcctcctcctcctccccctctcttacCCCGCTCCTTCCCCCGCAGGCTTACCTCTCTCTAGAGGGACAGAacggggaggagggaggtgaggagaaCATTGTTTATCTCTGA
- the LOC118114655 gene encoding rho guanine nucleotide exchange factor 28-like isoform X1 — MLCFIVPGHNLAEMVSVQAYLSSETTPLTWVGGASLEYIQDDAQDLAEHLVIHAHCLSSSDHKELRSLFNVGQESSRWAMDRRVALAMANLDIPQNWNVLGSHSRDEHSPRESPLHLAVRWGLCRLAELLLCQPGGLMAVSLPNEEGVTPLQLAQTAGNLDLLELLTHPPNPLATPPAGLSQVWADRSRLLRFCHDTGNLTLTVRQNLRWSTEESRHADILLLRERLRDQDFLREIKALRRERVETILGKEELVDDPSENALYPDLNQGNFAVEENDYEDSLMFCLNEEDGEDDPSPSDSEKSQSIRESQASSPTLAAAARLSAMIHGKDRVYANTMLVDQVEDADIRYRSPGEEEVSPAARVGSQCWESFSTTPPDSGNWSQSRHTSSPHNEQRGIQGPSLENHREPSPRTSPLSPSAASPSFPSSPLASAFRLFEGAQRRHRQSCLPASPALNRRVCSLTEPSRGLSPSLECDSGEEDILGHSYPCSSLKKQSFLRSSSGEERDSFDTSPDFNHHTHSNSTQTSTKNPEEAEVRLRSYSYSSPKAKPSWPLLNRDAAIGDLAEEHRAFSLTETPREKRVLGFRKRAQSAEEESSASVQHLTLTEFLKEIEDEEWDKYIIPSKTESEKYKVSRTFSFLKSRMSSTRNKTKVKGKEVKEGKEKSGAANGHQFVPVSPSGPALCVACDKSVSGKELLQCSNCFLNVHKNCRESAAACGKKLQERNASLVKSKTSSLPQNSVKDNSPASIFSSASSSSSSLPAMTREKRETVAPLTKSLSLSIDSRRLSDSAAVDGEFSVTACANSSLSDDGTPVTATPPSTDPPIIAQDAVDAPLLSDFSADLLGLDVESWSLAVCPEFCRLHERYTVKRQDVIYELMQTELHHIQTLTVMSEVFRRGMVEELQLDWECVARIFPCLDPLLLFHKNLFGALQERRQAATQPENHRNYLIHQIGDILLQQFSDENAEKMKQVYGEFCSHHTEAVNVFKELQQQNKKLQNFVRQQSNNSLVRRREVPEFILLVTQRITKYPVLLERILHYTQEGSQEHADLSRALVQIRDVIAAVDLTVNTYERWQELQEVLARLENKSFAKLKNDKVFRKQDLLNKHRVLQHKGLVFWKTATGRLKDTLALLLTDVVVFLQEKDQRFIFAAVDQKPPVIPLQKLIVREVANEERGMFLISASAVGPEMYEVHTTTREERNAWMKHIRQAVERCPEEEEEEDRSAESEEVRRAAEAKVQKITKFQETLLVQDQRICTSLEEKLHLYAELTELTLHSPEPVPHRHLLVQPDTDSETLREASSLLTAALREAENLVNILQARDGVSVRTQSSPVRGPECCSYNSHGSSIQESPSEPDYLSTLSMSSTSLGSDTELTGLDGVLWSSALELRRGDNKGTMLKVAESVQSLTQLLYSLQAAVTLQDSCYEVQKVLLQEGERPQLRTLSSLQNSLEQEKQRSLDKKKEEVEKKGLERKKEEVDEVQKLHMRLKQEQQRWDKECLVREKQQSEQESVLEQREQQCLLEAERLRCEREELEAQLLEYQQNLDRLREGQRSVEREKEQIENQQKLLQSCKHSRQSSLPVTIPLDGFKVSSHSRTGSLDGSSSLYENEAALLASLQQKHPHQPGNNNQCLHSTSRKNHDGPPSSGYTASLGLSASLYNSLNALLSQAHSKQPPDSLTFPKCSNSHSCPLNDSVHPFSGRVTAQPQRSNNNFSPPLDRRSLGPWRFEVTGHGLCEDYSSSSSPSLTPLLPPQAYLSLEGQNGEEGGEENIVYL; from the exons AGCACAGTCCCAGGGAGTCTCCCCTCCACCTGGCCGTACGCTGGGGTCTCTGCAGGCTTGCGGAGCTGTTGCTCTGCCAGCCGGGGGGTTTGATGGCTGTCAGTCTGCCAAACGAAGAGGGAGTCACGCCGCTGCAGCTGGCACAGACGGCGGGCAACCTCGACCTCCTGGAGCTGCTCACACA CCCACCCAACCCCCTGGCCACGCCGCCCGCAGGTCTGTCCCAGGTGTGGGCAGACCGCTCCCGCTTGCTGCGGTTCTGCCACGACACTGGGAACCTGACTCTGACCGTCCGACAGAACCTGAGGTGGAGCACAGAGGAGAGTCGCCACGCTGACATCCTGCTGCTCAGAGAGCGGCTCAGAGACCAGGACTTCCTCAGGGAG ATAAAAGCTCTAAGGAGGGAACGGGTGGAGACCATCTTAGGGAAGGAAGAACTGGTGGATGATCCTTCAGAGAACG CGCTGTATCCAGATCTCAACCAAGGAAACTTTGCTGTTGAAGAAAAT GACTATGAGGATTCGCTCATGTTTTGCCTGAAcgaggaggacggagaggacgaCCCATCCCCATCTGATTCTG AGAAAAGCCAGTCCATAAGGGAGAGCCAGGCCTCCTCTCCGACTCTGGCCGCAGCTGCCCGACTGTCGGCGATGATACACGGCAAAGACCGAGTCTACGCCAACACCATGCTGGTCGACCAG GTGGAAGACGCTGACATCAGATACCGCTCtccaggggaggaggaggtgagccCTGCGGCCCGTGTTGGCAGCCAGTGCTGGGAGTCCTTCTCCACGACGCCCCCTGACTCTGGGAACTGGTCCCAGAGCCGGCACACATCCTCACCCCACAATGAGCAGAGGGGAATCCAAGGCCCCAGCCTGGAGAATCACAGGGAGCCATCCCCGCgcacctctcccctctctccctctgctgcctccccgtcttttccttcctccccaCTGGCTTCCGCTTTCCGTTTGTTCGAAGGAGCACAGAGGCGTCACAGACAGTCGTGCCTGCCAGCGTCTCCTGCTCTGAATCGCAGGGTATGCAGCCTGACTGAGCCAAGCCGGGGCCTGAG TCCCAGTCTTGAGTGCGACAGTGGGGAAGAGGACATACTGGGACATTCCTACCCCTGCTCATCTTTAAAGAAGCAGTCCTTCCTGCGATCCAGCTCCGGAGAGGAGAGGGACTCTTTCGACACATCGCCAGACTTTAACCACCACACGCACTCCAACAGCACACAGACGTCCACCAAG AACCCGGAGGAAGCCGAGGTTCGCCTGCGCTCCTACTCCTACTCCTCCCCCAAAGCAAAGCCGTCATGGCCGCTGCTAAACCGAGACGCAGCCATCGGCGACCTGGCAGAAG AGCACAGAGCGTTCAGCCTGACGGAGACGCCCAGAGAGAAGAG GGTTTTGGGTTTCCGTAAGCGGGCCCagtcagcagaggaggagagcagcgcATCAGTCCAACACCTCACCCTCACAGAGTTCCTCAAAGA GATCGAGGACGAGGAGTGGGATAAATACATAATCCCATCGAAGACCGAGTCGGAGAAGTACAAAGTCAGCCGGACCTTCAGCTTCCTGAAGAGCAGGATGTCCAGCACCCGCAACAAGACCAAG GTGAAGGGTAAAGAGGtgaaggaggggaaggagaagtCAGGAGCCGCCAACGGCCACCAGTTTGTTCCCGTGTCTCCATCTGGTCCCGCTCTCTGTGTGGCCTGCGATAAGTCCGTTTCTGGgaaggagctgctgcagtgctcCA ACTGTTTCCTGAACGTCCATAAAAACTGCAGAGAGTCCGCTGCAGCCTGTGGGAAG aagctgcaggaaagGAATGCATCGCTGGTGAAAAGCAAAACCTCGTCTCTCCCACAGA ACTCTGTGAAAGACAACTCTCCAGCCTCCATTTTCtcatctgcctcctcctcttcctcgtcactGCCAGCGATGaccagagagaaaagggaaacagTTGCCCCTCTCACCAAaagcctctccctctctataGACAGCAG ACGGCTGAGTGACTCAGCAGCGGTGGACGGAGAGTTCAGTGTGACAGCGTGCGCCAACAGTTCACTGTCTGATGATGGAACACCGGTCACAGCCACTCCCCCATCCACCGACCCGCCAATCATCGCACAGG ATGCTGTCGATGCTCCTCTATTGAGCGACTTCTCAGCTGATTTGCTCGGACTTGATGTCGAGTCGTGGAGTCTGGCAGTTTGTCCGGAGTTCTGTCGACTACACGAAAGGTACACGGTCAAACGACAGGATGTTATTTATG AGCTAATGCAGACGGAGCTGCACCACATCCAAACCCTGACGGTCATGTCCGAGGTGTTCAGGAGAGGGATGgtagaggagctgcagctcgacTGGGAATGCGTGGCCCGAATCTTCCCGTGCTTGGATCCCTTACTGCTCTTCCACAAGAACCTCTTCGGAGCGCTGCAGGAACGCCGACAGGCCGCAACCCAACCCGAGAACCACCGGAACTATCTCATCCATCAGATTGGAGACATCCTGCTTCAGCAG TTCTCAGATGAAAATGCTGAGAAGATGAAGCAGGTGTACGGGGAGTTCTGCAGTCACCACACTGAGGCTGTCAATGTCttcaaagagctgcagcagcagaacaagaaGCTCCAGAACTTTGTCAGA caacagagcAACAACTCTCTGGTCCGACGGAGAGAGGTGCCTGAATTCATCCTGCTGGTCACTCAGCGCATCACCAAGTATCCAGTGCTGCTGGAGAGGATATTACATTACACTCAGG AGGGAAGTCAGGAACACGCTGACCTGTCGCGTGCCCTGGTTCAGATTCGTGACGTCATCGCCGCCGTGGACCTGACTGTGAATACGTACGAGAGgtggcaggagctgcaggaagttCTGGCCCGGCTGGAGAACAAGAGCTTTGCCAAGCTGAAGAACGACAAAGTGTTTCGCAAACAGGACCTGCTCAACAAACACAGGGTTCTGCAGCACAAAGGGCTGGTCTTCTGGAAGACTGCCACAGGACGTCTGAAAG ACACTCTGGCACTCCTTCTCACAGACGTCGTGGTTTTCCTACAAGAGAAAGACCAGCGCTTCATATTTGCTGCTGTT GACCAGAAGCCTCCAGTGATTCCTCTGCAGAAGCTCATCGTCAGAGAAGTGGCCaacgaggagagagggatgttCCTTATCTCCGCCTCCGCGGTGGGACCAGAGATGTATGAAGTTCACACCAccaccagagaggagaggaatgcGTGGATGAAACACATTCGACAAGCTGTAGAGAG GTgtcctgaggaagaggaggaggaggatcgaAGTGCTGagtcagaggaggtgaggcGAGCTGCAGAGGCGAAGGTCCAGAAGATCACCAAGTTCCAAG AGACTCTGTTGGTTCAGGATCAGCGGATCTGCACCAgcctggaggagaagctgcatcTGTACGCTGAGCTCACCGAGTTAACCCTCCACTCACCAGAACCTGTGCCacatcgccacctgctggttcaaccagacacagacagtgagacgCTGCGGGAGGCGTCCTCGCTGCTCACAGCTGCACTCAGAGAAG CAGAGAACCTGGTCAACATTCTCCAGGCTCGTGACGGCGTCTCTGTCCGAACTCAGAGCTCTCCTGTCCGAGGACCCGAGTGCTGCAGCTACAACAGTCACGGCAGCAGCATCCAGGAGTCTCCCTCTGAAC CCGATTATCTCAGCACGCTCAGCATGAGCTCCACGTCTCTTGGATCGGACACAGAGCTGACGGGGCTGGACGGTGTGTTGTGGAGCTCTGCCCTCgagctgaggagaggagacaacAAAGGGACCATGTTAAAG GTGGCAGAGAGCGTGCAGAGCCTGACTCAGCTCCTCTACAGTCTGCAG gctGCTGTGACGCTCCAGGACAGCTGCTATGAAGTCCAGAAAGTCCTCCtccaggagggagagagacctcAGCTCCgaaccctctcctctctccaaaACAGTCTG gagcaggagaagcagaggagcctcgacaagaagaaagaggaagtggaaaagaAGGGAttagagaggaagaaagaggaggtggaTGAGGTGCAGAAGCTCCACATGAGGCTGaaacaggagcagcagcgatGGGACAAAGAGTGTCtggtcagagagaaacagcag AGTGAGCAGGAGAGCGTCCTGGAGCAGCGAGAGCAGCAGTGCCTCCTGGAGGCTGAGCGTCTCCGCTGCGAGCgtgaggagctggaggcgcAGCTGCTGGAGTATCAGCAGAACCTGGACAGACTGAGGGAGGGCCAGAGGAGtgtggagagggagaaggaacaGATTGAGAACCAGCAGAAGCTTCTCCAGAGCTGTAAACACAGCCGCCAGAGCAGCTTGCCTGTAACAATACCACTGGATGGATTCAAG GTGTCCAGCCACAGCCGAACAGGAAGTCTGGATGGCAGCTCTTCGCTGTACGAGAACGAGGCGGCTCTGCTCGCCTCTCTCCAGCAGAAACACCCCCACCAGCCCGGGAACAACAACCAGTGTCTGCACTCCACGTCCAGGAAGAACCACGATGGCCCCCCAAGCTCCGGCTACACCGCCAGCCTGGGCCTCAGCGCCAGCCTCTACAACAGCCTCAACGCCCTGCTGAGTCAGGCTCACAGCAAACAGCCTCCAGACAGCCTGACGTTCCCAAAGTGCAGTAACAGTCACAGCTGCCCCCTGAACGACTCCGTCCACCCGTTCAGCGGCAGGGTCACCGCGCAGCCGCAGAGGAGCAACAACA ACTTCAGCCCACCGTTGGACAGGCGATCCCTGGGTCCCTGGAGGTTTGAGGTCACAGGTCACGGACTTTGCGAGgactactcctcctcctcctccccctctcttacCCCGCTCCTTCCCCCGCAGGCTTACCTCTCTCTAGAGGGACAGAacggggaggagggaggtgaggagaaCATTGTTTATCTCTGA